A single Oryza brachyantha chromosome 8, ObraRS2, whole genome shotgun sequence DNA region contains:
- the LOC102710426 gene encoding chromatin assembly factor 1 subunit FAS2 homolog gives MRGGTVQINWHDQQPVLTLDFHPVSRRLATGGSDHDIKIWVIASDDSNKKLPTATYHSSLSSHSSAVNVLRFSPSGENLASGADGGGIILWKLHSTEDGEAWKVHKTLLFHHKDVLDLQWSQDGAFLVSASVDNSCIIWDAIKGSVQQKLEGHLHYVQGVAWDPLGQYVASLSSDRTCRIYANKPQGKSKNVEKMNFVCQHTLVKAEHQSPDESKPPTRVHLFHDETLPSFFRRLAWSPDGSFLVLPAGLCKYSSEVINTAYIMSRRDLSRPAIQLPGASKAIVAVRFCPVLFRLRGSQSDGFFKLPYRVIFAVATLNSLYVYDTESVAPILIHAGLHYAAITDIAWSSDAKNLAVSSRDCFCTIIEFEKEELGQPYSLSGTKELAERNANCENTKQLKVDSMEVDAGASKAKAEASSAAAVEVTPPPVVAQNNILMTKNSAEGNVTCENKVDGMEVDVAASEAKTEATPVVVQVTTPPVSTKNSASSKPTKKRITPIAIN, from the exons ATGCGGGGCGGGACGGTGCAGATCAACTGGCACGACCAGCAGCCGGTGCTCACCCTCGACTTCCACCCCGTCTCCCGCCGCCTCGCTaccggcggcagcgaccaCGATATCAAG ATCTGGGTGATAGCGTCGGATGATTCGAACAAGAAGCTCCCTACTGCCACCTACCACAGCAGCCTCTCCTCCCACAGCTCCGCGGTGAACGTTCTTCGCTTCTCGCCTTCTG GTGAAAATCTAGCGTCCGGTGCCGATG GTGGTGGTATTATCCTCTGGAAGTTGCATTCCACCGAGGATGGCGAGGCTTGGAAAGTACACAAGACATTATT GTTCCATCACAAGGATGTTCTTGACCTGCAATGGTCCCAAGATGGTGCATTCCTTGTTTCTGCTTCGGTTGATAACAGTTGCATTATATGGGACGCTATTAAAG GTTCAGTGCAACAAAAGTTGGAGGGTCATTTGCATTATGTTCAAGGTGTGGCGTGGGATCCTCTGGGTCAATATGTTGCTTCACTGAGCTCTGACAGAACCTGTAGAATATATGCAAATAAGCCCCAAGGCAAGTCAAAGAACGTAGAGAAGATGAACTTTGTTTGCCAGCATACGCTGGTGAAGGCAGAACATCAAAGTCCTGATGAGTCCAAG CCACCAACTAGAGTTCATTTGTTTCATGACGAAACATTACCATCTTTCTTCCGAAGATTAGCGTGGTCGCCTGATGGATCTTTTCTGGTATTGCCAGCAG GTTTATGCAAATATTCTTCTGAAGTGATCAATACTGCTTATATTATGTCAAGGAGAGACCTATCAAG GCCTGCAATACAACTCCCTGGTGCAAGTAAAGCAATAGTGGCAGTGCGCTTTTGCCCTGTTCTCTTTAGGCTGCGTGGTTCTCAATCAG ATGGTTTCTTCAAGCTTCCTTACAGAGTTATTTTTGCTGTTGCTACTTTGAACTCCCTGTATGTTTATGACACTGAGAGTGTTGCTCCTATACTAATACATGCTGGTCTTCACTATGCTGCCATTACTGATATTGCATG gtCTTCTGATGCCAAGAACCTGGCAGTGTCATCACGAGATTGTTTCTGTACTATCATTGAGTTTGAGAAGGAGGAATTGGGGCAGCCCTATAGTCTCTCTG GAACAAAGGAACTTGCTGAAAGGAATGCTAATTGTGAGAACACGAAGCAATTAAAGGTGGACAGTATGGAAGTTGATGCTGGTGCCAGCAAAGCTAAGGCGGAAGCCAGTTCTGCCGCAGCCGTTGAAGTGACACCACCACCAGTGGTGGCCCAGAACAATATATTGA TGACAAAGAACTCTGCTGAAGGAAATGTGACATGTGAAAACAAGGTGGACGGCATGGAAGTTGATGTTGCCGCAAGCGAAGCTAAAACGGAGGCCACTCCTGTGGTTGTACAAGTGACAACGCCACCAGTATCGACCAAGAACAGTGCATCAAGTAAGCCTACTAAGAAGCGAATTACTCCTATTGCAATTAACTAA
- the LOC102710718 gene encoding leucine-rich repeat extensin-like protein 3: MAFNPGSPGFGFPFPFNPPNPNPYAPLNPYAPKPSSMPPRPQAPPPPQRFPPPPSPPIRPPPPPGRAPPPPSPPIRPPPPPSRAPPPPAQAPPPPRRAPPPPTLPPPPPRRAPPPPTLPPPPPRRAPPPPATPPPSPRRAPPPPSPPIRPPPPPTPHPHAPPPPRPLAPPPPHISPPTPVPPPPGPPHHIVIIVVFISFGGLLLLACLALFCWHKKRGRKTERKAEIHNLSGHVHVNKATATGPDGAKATVLSVDEDLKFQEVAGEASSAAGAGSHHAPWSWHRKQEGRTEHKAEVINVTEHIHADEKIVAGPHGQKIEILSEDEDIRFEEAGRKEKGAERSNTRIIKT, translated from the coding sequence atggctTTCAACCCTGGTTCTCCGGGCTTTGGCTTCCCATTCCCCTTCAATCctcctaaccctaacccttaTGCTCCCCTAAACCCCTATGCCCCAAAACCGTCATCAATGCCACCGCGCCCTCAAGCCCCACCACCTCCGCAACGcttcccaccaccaccttccccTCCCATCCGACCCCCACCACCTCCAGGCCGCGCTCCGCCACCACCTTCACCACCAATCCgtcccccaccgcctccaagccgcgctccaccaccacctgcccaagccccaccgccaccccgccgtgctccaccaccacccacactaccaccgccacctcctcgtcgtgctccaccaccacccacgctaccaccgccacctccccgccgTGCCCCACCCCCACCGGCGACACCCCCACCATCACCTCGGCGCGCTCCACCCCCACCATCACCACCCATCcgaccgccaccaccaccaactcctcacccccacgcgccgccgccgcctcgcccacTGGCCCCGCCACCTCCTCACATCAGCCCGCCCACAcccgtgccgccgccacctggcCCGCCACACCACATTGTCATCATCGTCGTCTTCATCTCATTCGGTGGCCTCCTGTTACTAGCATGTCTCGCACTCTTCTGCTGGCACAagaagagggggaggaagacgGAGAGGAAAGCGGAGATCCACAACTTGAGCGGCCATGTCCATGTCAACAAGGCAACAGCGACAGGCCCCGACGGTGCCAAGGCCACCGTGCTGTCAGTCGACGAGGACCTCAAATTCCAggaggtcgccggcgaggcgtcAAGCGCCGCCGGAGCAGGGAGCCATCATGCCCCTTGGTCATGGCACAGGAAGCAGGAAGGCAGAACAGAGCACAAGGCAGAGGTCATCAATGTCACGGAGCACATCCATGCCGACGAGAAGATAGTGGCAGGGCCTCACGGCCAGAAGATTGAGATCCtttcagaagatgaagatATCAGGTTTGAAGAGGCAGGcaggaaggaaaaaggagcTGAAAGATCAAATACTCGCATCATCAAGACCTGA
- the LOC102711004 gene encoding transcription factor HEC3-like, with the protein MDNMTHNSSSSSSWDLDMSLGSHHHPLLFDHPAQPPPPPPPPPPPLPFDLHHHPLDPSPSSSLFPPPPHHHHHHHHHGLHPLDLDQRRGAHEYGGGGGGGHEQGEQEELRLQQEAAGGGGQDVGGEEADEELGAMKEMMYRIAAMQPVDIDPATIKKPRRRNVRISDDPQSVAARHRRERISERIRILQRLVPGGTKMDTASMLDEAIRYIKFLKRQVQELQHQPGGPTQLPPPPQYTAGPSTSAVGPPGRPFMPLGGAGPMIDWVGLTRPVDIHGPTSSSSSSSMGGALGFGFGGGGGQSSHGMH; encoded by the coding sequence ATGGACAACATGACCCACAactcgagcagcagcagctcatgGGATTTGGACATGAGCCTCGGCAGCCACCACCATCCCCTCCTCTTCGACCACCCTGcacagcctcctccgccgccccctccgccgccgccgccattacCCTTcgacctccaccaccacccgctagatccttctccttcttcttctctcttccctcctccgccgcaccaccaccaccaccatcatcacCATGGCCTTCATCCTCTCGACTTAGACCAGCGGCGTGGTGCCCATGAGtatggtggtggcggcggcggcggccatgagcAAGGGGAGCAGGAGGAGCTGCGGCTGCAGCAGGAGGCGGCCGGAGGTGGGGGGCAGGACGTCGGCGGGGAGGAAGCCGACGAGGAACTGGGCGCCATGAAGGAGATGATGTACCGGATCGCCGCCATGCAGCCGGTGGACATCGACCCGGCCACCATCAAGaagccccgccgccgcaacgtCCGCATCAGCGACGACCCCCAGAGCGtggccgcccgccaccgccgggagCGGATCAGCGAGCGCATCCGCATCCTGCAGCGCCTCGTCCCGGGGGGCACCAAGATGGACACCGCCTCCATGCTCGACGAGGCCATCCGCTACATCAAGTTCCTCAAGCGCCAGGTGCAGGAGCTCCAGCACCAGCCGGGCGGCCCGACacagctgccgccgccgccacagtACACCGCCGGACCAAGCACCTCCGCCGTCGGCCCACCGGGCCGGCCATTCATGCCGCTGGGCGGCGCCGGGCCCATGATCGACTGGGTCGGCCTCACCAGGCCGGTGGACATCCACGGGccgacctcgtcgtcgtcctcgtcgtcgatgGGCGGCGCCCTAGGGttcggcttcggcggcggcggcggccagagCAGCCATGGGATGCACTGA